One window of Perca fluviatilis chromosome 12, GENO_Pfluv_1.0, whole genome shotgun sequence genomic DNA carries:
- the si:ch211-184m13.4 gene encoding G-protein coupled receptor 183: MTGEMAVENITLDSAENSLNQSSCDVFIYQRAAVVLFPIFYSVVFIISASGNSLVLFVICQRKQKFNSTSIYLVNLALSDTLFTLALPGRIIYYIRHFDWPFGDILCRLTTLLFFANTYAGIGFMTCISLDRYLAMVHPQRLQWLRSVRVVRRVSCLVWALVSLEVAPLMFRSMLREHQGKQTCMEYFNFDGSRFTPYLLLLACTISFCCPLIIIMGCYAKINLKLRAAAKQNSVTGRSRRNHRANTIILLILLTFIICFSPYHLNVMQFMSRKIHHQATCKELRAFKVSLQITVSLMNFNCCLDPVIYFFAIKTYKKRVLSLFKDYLYTSGASSKMTAENSSSNT, encoded by the exons atgacaGGTGAGATGGCTGTTGAAAATATCACCCTGGACTCAGCCGAAAACTCTCTGAACCAGAGCAGCTGTGATGTATTTATCTACCAAAGAGCTGCCGTAGTCCTCTTCCCAATTTTCTACTCCGTGGTTTTCATTATCAGTGCGAGTGGAAACAGCTTGGTACTCTTTGTGATCTGCCAGAGGAAACAGAAGTTTAACTCCACCTCAATCTATCTGGTCAACCTAGCACTATCTGATACCCTGTTCACACTGGCGCTGCCTGGCAGAATTATTTACTACATCCGTCACTTTGACTGGCCCTTTGGTGACATTCTCTGCAGACTGACAACACTTCTCTTCTTCGCAAATACGTATGCAG GTATTGGCTTCATGACCTGTATCAGTCTGGATCGATACCTGGCCATGGTGCATCCACAAAGGCTGCAGTGGTTGCGGAGTGTGAGGGTGGTTCGCAGGGTCTCCTGCCTGGTCTGGGCTCTGGTATCCCTGGAGGTAGCTCCTCTGATGTTCCGCAGCATGCTGCGTGAGCACCAGGGAAAACAAACCTGTATGGAGTACTTCAACTTTGACGGCTCCCGCTTCACCCCTTATCTCCTGCTTCTGGCCTGTACCATCTCATTCTGCTGTCcgctcatcatcatcatgggcTGCTACGCCAAGATCAACCTGAAGCTGCGAGCTGCAGCCAAGCAGAACTCTGTAACTGGTCGATCGAGGAGGAATCATAGGGCCAACACCATTATTCTTCTCATCCTCCTCACCTTTATCATATGCTTTAGCCCTTACCACCTCAACGTTATGCAGTTTATGTCCAGAAAGATACACCACCAGGCAACCTGCAAGGAACTGAGAGCCTTTAAGGTGTCCTTACAG ATCACAGTTTCTCTAATGAACTTCAACTGCTGCTTGGACCCAGTCATCTACTTCTTTGCCATTAAGACCTACAAGAAGCGGGTGTTGAGCCTGTTTAAAGACTACCTCTATACTTCCGGTGCATCCTCCAAAATGACAGCtgagaacagcagcagcaacacctGA